One region of Juglans regia cultivar Chandler chromosome 4, Walnut 2.0, whole genome shotgun sequence genomic DNA includes:
- the LOC108987484 gene encoding codeine O-demethylase-like: protein MATLDEVDFLSTNSVLSIMELTKKPLTTIPQDYICPDQEPVLLGLSHECNTTSFPTLPTIDMEKLIIGETTDLDQLDKLHSACKAWGFFQLVNHGVSSSLLNKLNKEIEEFFKLPLEEKMKYKVRPGDVEGYGTVIRPKARNLDWGYRFYMTINPIHRRKPYLFPELPPSLRNTLESYFSELKKLGMTLMELMGKALKIDKREMEELFEDGMRSVRMTCYPPCPQPELVVGFPPHSDATGITILHQVNGVEGLQIKKDGVWIPVNFLLHAFVVNVGDIMEILSNGAYTSAEHRVAVNLERERISIAVFFNPKSKAEIEPLKSLLNNTKSPPLFRRVSIEDFHKDFFSRDFKGKTNLEYLRIKTGEGNTHD from the exons ATGGCAACACTGGATGAAGTTGACTTTTTGAGCACAAATTCAGTTCTCAGCATTATGGAGCTCACCAAAAAGCCACTTACAACAATCCCTCAGGACTATATTTGTCCAGATCAAGAGCCAGTACTACTTGGTCTCTCTCATGAATGCAATACTACCAGCTTTCCTACGCTTCCAACAATTGACATGGAAAAATTGATCATCGGGGAGACCACAGACTTAGATCAACTAGACAAGTTGCATTCTGCTTGCAAAGCTTGGGGCTTTTTTCAg TTGGTGAATCATGGAGTAAGTTCTTCACTACTAAACAAGCTGAACAAGGAGATTGAAGAATTCTTCAAGCTTCCCttggaagagaaaatgaaatacaaGGTAAGGCCAGGTGATGTTGAAGGCTATGGAACAGTCATCCGACCCAAAGCTCGAAACCTTGATTGGGGTTATAGGTTCTACATGACAATCAACCCTATTCACAGGAGAAAACCATATTTATTCCCAGAGCTACCTCCATCCttgag GAACACCTTAGAGTCATACTTCTCAGAGCTGAAGAAACTTGGCATGACACTTATGGAGTTGATGGGAAAAGCTCTGAAGATAGAcaagagagagatggaggagttATTTGAAGATGGGATGAGATCAGTGAGGATGACATGCTATCCGCCATGCCCACAACCAGAGCTTGTTGTTGGCTTTCCTCCTCACTCTGACGCTACTGGTATCACCATCCTTCATCAAGTCAATGGAGTTGAGGGTCTCCAGATTAAGAAAGATGGGGTTTGGATTCCTGTGAACTTCCTTCTACATGCCTTTGTTGTCAACGTAGGAGACATCATGGAG ATCTTGAGCAATGGAGCCTATACCAGCGCTGAGCACAGGGTAGCAGTcaatttagagagagaaaggataTCGATCGCTGTGTTCTTCAACCCCAAATCCAAGGCAGAGATTGAGCCTTTGAAAAGTCTGTTGAACAATACAAAAAGCCCACCTTTATTTAGAAGGGTTTCCATCGAAGATTTTCACAAAGATTTCTTCTCCCGTGATTTCAAAGGAAAGACAAATTTGGAGTATTTAAGGATTAAAACTGGGGAAGGTAATACTCATGATTAA